Genomic DNA from Cyprinus carpio isolate SPL01 chromosome A22, ASM1834038v1, whole genome shotgun sequence:
ATCCATGAGAGACTAttgagattttgtttttattttgtctcgGCTGATGTCCATATTTTTTTGTACATCTGGGAGCATAAACGTCCTTCTTCAGATTagaaacagcatgagggtgattaaatgaagacagaattttcatttttgggtgacatGTATCTTTAATAGTATGGTAATTTTTTGGTAATAAGTagagtatgtaaaaaaaaaataaaaaaatagtttttacaacATAAAACCAGTAATCGAGCTTGCTCATGCAAACATAATAATCACAAACCTTCTTGATCTCCTCATGCAGTTTGGCTcctcatgaatgtgtgtgtgatttcctTATTGCAGTTTGCGGAGGAGGATGATGTCCATCTTCCTGTTTGCTTTTGGTTATGGTGACCGTCCACTCCTTCAAGTGTGTAACAAATCCTCCAGCGTGACTCATCAGCGCCTCTTTTTAAACTCTCAAGGTCTCTTGTTTTCCAAAGAATTCCCTGCGGTCACGGGTGTTAAGAGCCTCTTGTTTGCTGACTTAGCCCAAAGGAGAAGCGACTACTGAATGTGACGTACTGTGTAAACGTGaggaatttgatattttttaaacgACTATGCTCCATAATAACCATTAAAAGCTTATAAAATCTGAAATGTGCCTTCTGTTAGTGTGACCTAGTGCATCTAGGTTGATTGAGTCACATTATGTGACTTAGATGTTACCACATGGAGCACATTTTATCTTGCCTGACTAAACGTTTTTATGGAGGAAGCACAAAAATTGTCCACAGACTGACAGGAGTGACGTTTTTGTGGTCGTCCAGCATGGATGGAGCTGGAAGCTTCATTGACATGTCTGGCATAGCAAGAATTCAACACTTTACTGTTTACTAGGCCCACATGTGCCCCAATGCTCCCCCTATTTTTGGATTTTGAATACAATAaggaaaaatgtatcatagtattttaaaacatttaccatcAACCTTAAAatgaggtttattttttattttaaccacaATACAAGAATGTGTTACTAGGAAAATCAGGgaacccaaaatattttttttttctaagataaCCCGTTTTTATTGTCAAATTAAGcatgcttttatgtttttttgtttttttgttttttttaactgttaagaTTTTGGATTCACAAGGAAAATTCCCTTAAAGTTTATAGAATACAAcagataacaaataaaacatctatataaaataatatccatCTGAAATTGCCGTCCACAACTTGAAGTgcatgcaaaaaaagttttttttttttttttttttttttttttttaacttgttttcattttaaatacagcCATATGGTGTTCCTTTCCAGCTTCTCTTGGTCGGACATTTTGCTGCCAAGTTTTAGGAAGGCTGTGCATTCATGATAAGTGACATTTGTTGCACAGGAATGTTTTACAGCAAGCAGAATTAcaaggtagtgtgtgtgtgtgtgtgtgtgtgtgtgtagacatgCATGCGTGCGTAGATCCCGTCTCCTGGAGTCGCCTCTTGGAGCAAGGTTGCTCTGTTTTGTATCTACAATActgtacagtttatttttctttgcctTTCAGCCTCATTTCGGTGGTAAGAAAAATATCCCGTTTGGTGTGGATTCTCTTACAAAGATGGTTTTTAAACATTCAGGACAGAAATTTGTTtggaaggaaaagagaaagaaattttggaatacatttttggaggaatttttttttttttttaaatcactaaaatcTGATCCTAATATATTGTCTTTGTCTTCAATGGTGAAGAATTCCGATCAAAGCTTCTTTTAATACTTTAGGGAATTTTCAAACGTCGTGAAGTTTGGCTGTAATGCCCCAAGATTTGTTCtccctgaaaaaaaatcataaagtaacaatatattaaactacAGAGCAACCTTGCTTTGAGAGGTTTATGTTTACTAGTTGTTCTAGCATTCCTGTGCTTGGTATTTCTGTATAACGTAGCCATGTTCatgcattaaaaagcatttttttttgtcttgactACAGGGCTTTGGTTCAAATCCATGGGGCATTACTTTAACAACAGAAACAGAATCAAGTCTGAAATTGATGTCAGAATGAAAGCAAGACAAGGTTCGATCTGTCATGTCGTGTTGTTTTTGGTGTGAGCAGAGGTTTAAATCTGAAAGCAACTCAAAAATGGTTtgtgtaatgaaaaataaaacgcTGGTAAAGCAAAGTAGTTTTATTCACACAAATTTAATAAGATATAACAACTGTTTGGTCCATAAATATTTAAGGGGAAATAGTTTCTAtacaccatcttttttttttcaagaaacaagGAAACATGGACAATCTTGATAGAACACGTACTGTACTATTAACACGAAGATCAATATATATGATTCTCGGATTTACCAACTAGTTCTGAAAGAGTGCACAACTGCCTTCTATGACATCGCCGCCTCCTTGTAACGGAATACACCATTAAAAAGATCTTCAGAAAAAATCAGATGAAAAACAGAACAGTACAAAACTAGTGAGGCGTTCCAAGGATGGaaatcatttaacaaacaaacatgtatctCCTGAATTTCACAAACTCTCGTCCAAGTCGCATAAGGCACATAGTAGAACTGAGTTAAGCATCTACTTCATGAAGTAGATCTAGTGTACCACTTTGTTCTACAACAGAACAAATTTGTCATCACACAAGGAAATGTTTCACCCTAGCGAAGAGCCCCGACCGATCTCCAACCGAGCCGTAAatgggtttttttctctcttttttttttttttttggtctgttcgGTGGCAAAACAGGGGGGAACAGAACAAAACGGGGTGATGTGTGTCGCTTCTAATTAACTTCCTGCTTAGCATTCACAAATCACTCATAACGCTTCCTACTGGGCGCCATATTGTCACTGAGCGCTGGATATCTTCATTCAGAACAGTTGTTTCACTAGTTGAGGCCCGACGAACGATCCAGGCCAGATTCGCACCACATCGTggcaaatttaacattttaaattcccATTAGAGTCCAGAGTCAGTGACAAAACAGACCTAAATTGAGGTTACAGCATCCACTTGGCATTTAAGGACATACTATAAGAGTTTGTTTGTTGCTCGAACATATTTTTGGAAATgtcatcaaatatatttagacgtCACTACCAAAATATGCAGTAAAAATAGCATGTGCTGTATGCTGACGCACTTTGTTTTCATAAACGTGGCGGGTTGAAATTGCAACTATGAATAAAGTGAGCACAATAACATATTAACTGACAAGTACTACAAACTCAGCTGCCACGCGGTTGCAAATGCTACACATAGTAGGTCTCGTCTTACATTTCCAAAGGTCTTTCTGTGGTCGCCGAAGGGGTTTTTgttgtggaaaataaaaatagaatctgAAAATAAAGGgggtaaagacaaaaaaaataaataaatgcaaatccGTGTTAGAAAAGGTTTGTCAAGGTAGTTTGTGGGGGGCTCCCGGATTCGTGGCTGTCCAAACTAGAGGTCACTGATGTTACTACGGTGATAGAGGGATTGGTCAGGTCAGTTAGTGTGGTGGCCGTGCTGGGTGGGGTCAGAGCACCGCTGTCAGAAGAGGGCGGCGGAAGTGACGTGCCGTCAGCCTTATCAACACCCCCATTCTCCTGCCGCAAAACGTTCCTTCTGAATTTGGCCcgtgcgttttggaaccaaacctGCAAACCAATCCCAGTGTCTTTACTCTTTTTGTGCTTTGCTTCGAATGATTGTCATATTTTTGCCTACTTGTGAGTCATATCATTTAACATCACAAACTTAATCACTACTAAACAATGCCAAAGTGAATCGAAAGCCTCAGCTTTTACTTGGGATTCTACTGGAAAACATGGACCATGTTCCAAATGAACTTTTCAAGCTTCCCCAatggatttttattgtatttattttttggtgcacAAGTATTGCCCCTTGAATTACTGCCCCTCTATTTAGTAAAATTTGTGTAACTACATGACAATAcccaacaataacaaaaaaaagatggatggattgaaACGGAAAGCAAGATGATGAGAAGGTGTTGGTGTGGATGTGGAATGGAGTCTACTGTGTGGCAACGCTTACCTGAAGAACTCTTTTGGTCAGTCCTGTCTTTTGGGCGAGCTGTTTTAAGTCCTTGGCATCGGGGTTGTGGTTTATGGCGAAGTAGGACTTCATGGTGCGAAGCTGATGGTGTTTGAAGGACGTACGCATGCGCTTGGTCTTCTGGGATGGAGGGTAGGGTTGCTGATCCCGATCCAAATGGTCTGCATCATTCTCATTACAACCTGAGTGCCAGAACAGGGCAAAAATAAAGCAGTGAGAATTATGAAGATTTTTGACCTGGATCTACATTGCTGATTCAAAAACAGTGCTGTAATAagctataataataaaacaaactgaaataaataaaggatCACTTGATTTTAGTCACATTTAACttcatattaattataaaaagaaaCATCAGAATGACATGACACCagactaaattaactaaatataaataaatgggcAAATCACCcccaaaatacattaatatatagtAACTACATTCAAAACAAATGCTTTAAGGCATgtttgacaaataattttttgtttatttcatatttatctgAGATTTTTCTCCTTTTCATCTTGATAATTTATTGcgtttaaatgtataaacattagCCTAATACTAGCAaactacctgcaaaaaaaaaaaaggaaaaaaaagctgaaatggtTTTACAATCAAAACTGTTCCACATTTTAAATCGCTGCTTCATTTGATTCATTTGGTAATAGATTCGATCGATGCTCATTTCATCTCACcgtttacttttatatttacactcgtaaaaatcaacaaaaatgcaaAGCAAGAATTCATATGAATTTAGCAGTGAGGAGAACAAAATGTTCTCGCGTGTTTACTTCGAGAGCTAGATCTCTTTTTTTACCACCAGAGGTCTCTATCTACAAATGTCTGTGCAACAAGtctaatgttgaattttttttttaacgaatataaaaatatatggtgCTATGTAAAATTATAGATAattttgaaatgcaaaacaaaaaacggTCTAAAACCTAATAACTCTATActgaaagtagcctaaataattCTGAGCTCACACTGTAAAacatgaaagaagaaaaacagaagtgaagacaaaagacaaaagataGAAAAAACGAAAGAATAACTTTACACCAAAAATATGagtagaaacaaacaaaaatgcttaaacactaaaaacaatgaaaacgacaaaaaaaacaacaaaaaaaaaaaaacagaacaataataaaaaaaataaataaaaaaaaactactcaataATATCGCGGAAGTCGTAGGCTAATATCTTAAGAATGATTACATCTGACAACCGTCTAATTTTGTAAGTCAAACTACAGCTTAGGTCTTGATAAAATATTACATCCTTCACAACGCGTtagtgtcaggatcaaaaaaaaaaGCGAAAGAGTTTAAAATCGGACTGATGTGCGTAAACCTAACGTGCGCGCGCTCGTGTCCTGAGAACAGCAATGACCTTGAAGGGACAGCATCGGAGCTGGTCGAGAGCCAGAGATTCCGACTTCACATTCAATTAACGGAGAACAATTATCAGGCAGATTACCCTTATTTATCTCCATTCATGAAGAACGGCAGAAGCTTGGCACACAAAGCCACATTTTTCCAAGCAGACAGTAATTGTAACAGCCCAAACAAAACAGGCGCAGCGGGGAGGCATTATGACGTACGTATGAattcaaaaagtaaaagaaaagaaagaaagaaagcgagGAATGTGAAATAATGGCTGGTAATATGAGGGCAGATAAGGACTGTAGACGAGGGATCTTCACCGCACGTGGGGCTGGGTCACGGGTTCGCTCCTTTGAGAATTTCAAATTAGATGTTTGATGACGCACTAATGAGCGAGGCCTATAATTAATCAGATCCAATCGTCAACAAGACATGCGCGATGTTTTACTGTCGCCGAAATAAAATCCCAACACAAAATGAATATCAAACaattgatgacaaaaaaaaataacattttacattagcTTACAATGTCCTATATCACACGAATCCCATTATTTTAGTAGTCTAtgatactgtaatattttatactatattataatcTTAAGTAGCCTACTTACAATGTCAGATTTATGACATTTTTGGTAAATTCGCGATAGAGCGCAGATTTTGCTACTCGCTACTTTTAGCAGTTTTGATGCTACAAGCATCCTAAGTGTAGGCTAAATACAATAAGACcacatttaatgttatttgtgtgtAATAGGCCTAACTATAGGCATCtgaacacactaaaaacactgcTTTTCCCAAGTGGGACGGTGACTTTAAATGTATAGGCTAgtttaaaaaaactaatctaaACCTTTGTAGCAATCAAAATGAGTGTTAGAACATCATAGCTGGTTTGTTACTAGTCCAAGATGATCTACAAGCTTCACCAAGGCCCTACCACCTGATAATCCATCTGTTTCATTATCTAGACCAGTTTGGACCAACTTAAAACCATGAAACAACCAACAGCTACAATCATCACGTCTATGCCATCATCACAGGAAATAACCTACACAAGCTCTTCTCCTTGTATGACATGGTTTATGCCAAGTTAGCTCATAACAGTATGATGAGTAATGATTATAATCCCGCAGGACAAGTTTTAAAAGTGTCCCACTTTCCCCGAAAGACCCCGTCCCACTTTATCCACGCTCTTAGAAATGAATGTTCTTTATTAGCATTGACGGTTCCATGAAGTACATTCAAACATCAATGGAACCtgaaggttctttatagtggagcAAGTTTCTTAAGGTTAATATtctaaacactaataataataaaaaatgtttcttaaaaaatggttcttttaagaatggtttgctgaaaggttctttggggaagtTTATTGGATCGCTACGAAAAACCCTTTGGTGCACTTCAAACAGACCCTCACTAATAATGGAATGCAATTTtgcaatatataaaatcaataaaaatacatttgagaaatgcattgcattatttaGACTAGATTCTTCTGATAGCCTATATTACTGATTTTTCCATTTGGTTATCGGCTGTTGTATAAGCGGCAATTAAAATAAACGCATTTGTCAATTTTCCTCTTAGttctaaaagtaaaaatcaaagcAATGTTTATCAAAAGCACAAttatatgtagttaattaaacTATGCCTACAACATGAACATTGAAAGATATAAAGTGCAAGCAAAATACATTTTCGGCGTCCATTTGAGCAGCTCTTAATGCACATCTCACCTGAGTTGTAAGAGCCGATATCTATCCCCATCGCCGGACTCTTCCTCTTCCGCGGCCTCCCTTTCTGTACCGTGCCGGTGCCATTGAAGTAAGGCAGCGCGAGCCCTCCGCCTTTGGCCGCTAATTCGGCGTAGTTTAATTGAGGGTGATACTCTCCCTGAATAAGGGTCTCAAAGTGAACCCGGCAGTAAACCAAGTTGTCTTTCATGCCGAAATGGTCACCCGTGGTCAGTGTTTTGTTGCATGTGGTGCAGGTGAAGCAGCTCAGATGGTACACGGAGTCCCTGGCGCGCATCACCATTTCCGAGGCGGAGATGCCGAGGTGGCAGCGGGCACATCTCTGCACGGAGAACTTCTGGAACagcacaagtcatttataatcaAACTAATCACTTAGATTGGTGATAACCTTAATTAGGCCATTTACAAACATCGCTGAACAGACCAGAAGCGCGTGCACGAGCATGTGCATATAGAAATAAATATCCAGTGAAGAAAttcttaaaagaactattttcgAACCATCTGTTAAAAATTAAGATAGTTAAGCAAAAATTTGTTAAACTTTATAAACAAAGTTGAACGTGTTTATAGTGAAACCAGAACAAACACTTGCTAGTTTAACTTAAAGGTGGCAGTAAAAACAAACGGCTAAGATTTCAACTTAGAAACAAACGTGCATTCAGCATGAATTAATTCGATTTATTAGATTAATTTAAGCGTGTCACTTAATCACTAAAGATCACTGTATGGGTCAATGGCTGCCACTGATGTCACCAGTTCTTTTTGTGTTTAAGAAGTTACAAACCAAACTGGAAATCTAAgttaactggttttattaaaattgaaaatattattaaacatcacTGAGCCAACCTATATACACAAATTTATACCGACAGAACTAATTTAAATCAGGTAAAAATTGCTTTTTACAATGCAGGGCCTAGTAAAAAGGCCTAATGCAGATTTAAGTGAAAGCTTACCTGTAGTAATCCTCTTTGCAGTAAATGCTGCCATCCTTCGCGAAACACGTCAGCTCAGATTCAAGGGCCAGTTTACATTCACAACACTTGAGACATCTTAAATGCCACTGTTTATCAACGGCGAGTAAGTAGTATCTGTCGGAGATTTTCCCACCGCAGCCGGCGCACAGCGCAGGCTTCTCTGGGCTCGTGGAGGGCATCGTCttcaaagaaaattaaaatacaataaaagtaaaacatgaaGAGATGGCGTGAGTGAACGTTTATGCGCTCAGCAATTGAGTTGCAATAGATATaactacaactaaataaaaatatcgcctaaaaatgaattgatttaataaaataaaaataactattaaatgtAATCAGAATGCGAAGTGAATAGCGACTTATTTATTAAGCAAAAATTAGCTATACTGGATGGTTATACAAGTTATAAAGCGTTTGTCTTGGTTTTCCTAAGATGTATATAACAGTGTAGTTGTGTGGtctattgtatataaaaaaattacaaattaaaagtatgcaaatataataacaataataacaacaacaatagtgTAGcctattctattttaaaatgtaaatttacacatcaaaagcatgcaaataaaataacaatacttacaactattattattactattactactactactgttatTGCCTGTTTAATAGTATCATATGCATGCCTAAAGTATACAGCTGCTATTTCTTTTTAGCAGTGTTTTATCTTTCGTGgccctatatatataataattatattgttgtGTTGTAAAAACTGCTCAAATAAAATTTCAATAGCGtattggtaaaaaaacaaaaacaaatctagttctaaaatataaaatagtatgttggcatacaaatgttgtttttttcatgtgttcctcgctttactttttaattaaatacattttactttataattgtaGCCTCGCCAGATGATTTATCCTACTTTTGAAATCTGCCTGAATATGACTTTTCGTGTTTCTCGAGGCCTGCTAATATTTCAAAACGAGGATCGTACGTTAGAAACTAATTTTCGTCTCTGTGTTTTTAAGTAGGTTACAGACTGTGTGCGACGAGAGTTTTTTGGGGGTGCTGAGATTTGCTCCAATGGAAAATACACGTTAAAATACAAGTCTTACCGTCTCTCGTCCGTTCATCTGAACGGTTTTAGCCAGACGAGACTCCGATTTAGATCTCCTCTCCATCTCCTCCATGATCCCTTGAATATGATCCCCAGAGATGCCGTGGAAAAGCATGGCTGCTGGACGCAATGTGCAACTGCTTTCTTTCGCCTTGCACCCCACAACTTCCATATACAGCTTTCCGGATCCTTAAAACATCCGATTGGATCTACACcaacaaattcacacaaatgcaatcaatattttagaaataaagcCGGTGGGATTTGATGGACGGCGCAGGAACAGGCAGGAGAACCAGTCCACTTCTCCAACGTCTTGTTGggcaggagaaaaaaaagtatagtcCGGTCGATATAAGGCAAAGCCTTAAGGAAGTCTGGAGGATGttttaaatgtagattttcaGATAGTCCCAATCTCCTACTGAGGATCCGAATGCTTGAAAGTCAGGTTTGGGACTGTGTGTGTTAAAGATCCTGTGTCCTATTTGTGAAGAGAGCAAACGCCTGCCCAGCTTGAGTAATTGGGTAGGAGGAGTCCTCCCTCTCTCCAATGCCACTGATTTCTATTCACCAACAAAGACCTGTCACTCTCTCTTCAAACCGATGGTGATGGGCAACACGAGCTTGGAAAGCACTTGGTATACACCTTTTACTTCTTTTTAGCTGGTGTTTTGCCACtttgacactttttttgtgaggctttcttttttcttgtagtttttagtttgtacttCTACCAATGCGTGTAACTGAATGGTTCAAAAGTGTGTGTATTAAGTGTTGAATCACTGAACTCTCTGTAGTTTTGGGTTTTGACTGGAAAATTGTATTGCAGAGTTGGTTTGGTTTAGTTTATTATCGCGAATTATAGCCACAATGTGCACCTGAAAGCCTGTTTGTGTCATTTATGATTAAACCTCTAAATACcaaattttttgttgtgttgttaatGTTTTCGCTtatatatttgcatgcatttgaaattatatatattatatagcctacattaaattaaatttaaatttgcacTGCACCTTGTATCTTCACTGCATAACGGTATACTATAATAGctatttgtaaaattgtaaaacaacCGTTTGAGTACAATGTatgacatgtaaaataaaattagactTAATAAAAAGTGGTGGCATAATTTAAAAAGTTGTCAGACTGCTTtatcaaggtgtgtgtgtgtgttatggtctctttctcttctgtgtttgcgggagaaagagagagaaaggagggagCGAGGGAAGGGGGAGCGATGCTGTTGGGAGGAGGAATAAGCAGTTGTTTACATTCTTTGATTTTCAGATGTCAAACGTCAAATGAATCTCATTGCCACCGTTTCTTTTCTGTACCAATACATACGAGGAATGGTCTAGAATTGTATTTGAAAATGATAACAATTACCTCCTTGATAGCAACCTAAATCCAATTAGTCGTGATAGTAATGATATCAAAGGCAGCATGGATTATGTAGGCGATATTTATGCATCTCTTTATTTACACGTAGCTTTTAAAGCGTAACACTccgttcatttattttatcaattattGCTCAAGCGTCGCCTTTTAAAATTAACACACGACTTtcattaaatgcattcatttatataGGCCTAATTTGAGATTAGTGTGAGCAttatatctttttaatttttagccTATCATTTACGGCAAAAAGTCTAAGTGGTTCAGACAGACTGCCGCTTCCTTGTGTCATTTTATCTTCATGATCAGTCCAAATAGCCtagtaaattgttttaattagctTCGGAATATATTCCTCTTTTCAATGCCCTCCTCTCAAATAATTTTCATAGATGATTACACCCATTAGATAAAGTTTATAAATTCTTCCTAATCTTGAGATGTAACCTATAGCCTCACAACCGTGCGGTCCACTTCGTAAAATCCacggaaaatatttatttctttttgactgCAAGTCACCAAATGAGCTTTATgttatatagcctattatataatgTCTTCATTTGGTTCAAATTAAATCTTATAAAAATGTGATGATTAAAAAACGCTATAGCTGCTACTTTTTCATAGGTAGACTGTATCACAGTCAGTTCGTTTAATGCCCAGCAACTGCAAACGATTATTTTGCTTAgcctatacaaaataaatattattatattcaattttattttcacttgttATATTTATAACCAACAAAGCTAATTCTTTTACTATAGTCGTAAGTTCCACAGCTCTACGTGAGATAggctaattgtattattttattacaagcaAAAAGCGAATCAGGTTGTCCTCCGCTTTATTAAGGAATTATTTACTCTCTACTCTTTTCCAAAGACCATCAAATTTGTCTGTACCAAACGAAAACCAGTTTAATAATTAGCGTTCTGCAATATTTAGGTTTATTTGATCTCACAATTCGAGatgtcaattttaaatgaatagcGAAACATCTAAATAGGCTATTCTTCACACCGGATTAGGCTTCAATATAGCTTTACATTAACAATGAATTCGGTTTTCAATATACATTGCATTTTTCGCCTGCAATAACTTTTACCTGTCTCACCTGCCCTATAGCCTACATGTGCAAATTGAAGGTCTCTCCTCGCCAATTATGCATAAATAATCTTTTCGAAACTCTGCAAAGCGACTCAATTTATCGTTTACAATGATAAAACAGTATATTGATGTACATAAGCAATATTAAAGTGGTATTTTACCGTGAGCCGCAGAGCGCCGTCCTGAAGCCCCAGCAGTGCTGCGGTGAGAGAGGGATGGATGAGGGTGAGACACGAGCGAT
This window encodes:
- the LOC109086771 gene encoding LIM/homeobox protein Lhx9 isoform X1, coding for MEVVGCKAKESSCTLRPAAMLFHGISGDHIQGIMEEMERRSKSESRLAKTVQMNGRETTMPSTSPEKPALCAGCGGKISDRYYLLAVDKQWHLRCLKCCECKLALESELTCFAKDGSIYCKEDYYRFSVQRCARCHLGISASEMVMRARDSVYHLSCFTCTTCNKTLTTGDHFGMKDNLVYCRVHFETLIQGEYHPQLNYAELAAKGGGLALPYFNGTGTVQKGRPRKRKSPAMGIDIGSYNSGCNENDADHLDRDQQPYPPSQKTKRMRTSFKHHQLRTMKSYFAINHNPDAKDLKQLAQKTGLTKRVLQVWFQNARAKFRRNVLRQENGGVDKADGTSLPPPSSDSGALTPPSTATTLTDLTNPSITVVTSVTSSLDSHESGSPPQTTLTNLF
- the LOC109086771 gene encoding LIM/homeobox protein Lhx9 isoform X2; the protein is MEVVGCKAKESSCTLRPAAMLFHGISGDHIQGIMEEMERRSKSESRLAKTVQMNGRETTMPSTSPEKPALCAGCGGKISDRYYLLAVDKQWHLRCLKCCECKLALESELTCFAKDGSIYCKEDYYRFSVQRCARCHLGISASEMVMRARDSVYHLSCFTCTTCNKTLTTGDHFGMKDNLVYCRVHFETLIQGEYHPQLNYAELAAKGGGLALPYFNGTGTVQKGRPRKRKSPAMGIDIGSYNSGCNENDADHLDRDQQPYPPSQKTKRMRTSFKHHQLRTMKSYFAINHNPDAKDLKQLAQKTGLTKRVLQGEQILGHYSQTSRRLKIP